The following proteins come from a genomic window of Edaphobacter sp. 4G125:
- the mqnC gene encoding cyclic dehypoxanthinyl futalosine synthase, which yields MGISREQALDCFRSDDLIGIGMEADAVRRRLHPEGVVSYIIDRNINYTNFCTEYCTFCAFYRPLKGKLASEGYILDFETIYQKIAETLEMGGTGVLMQGGLHPDLKIDWFERLFRGIKERFPEIWLHCLSASEILAIAEYSELSLRDTIMRLRDAGLQSIPGGGAEILDDEVRHRIARLKCKTEDWVSVHRTAHELGMRTTATMMFGVGETFEQRVNHFEVVRRLQEETGGFTAFIPWSFQPNNTALGGRGWDEATSVEYLKTLAISRMYLDNIENVQSSWVTQGLKVLQMGLRFGGNDVGSVMLEENVVKAAGTANCTTEEELRRIIRDAGFKPVQRDTLYRTMFLN from the coding sequence ATGGGAATCAGCCGCGAACAAGCCCTCGATTGCTTCAGGAGCGACGACCTGATCGGCATCGGCATGGAGGCCGATGCTGTCCGTCGCCGCCTTCACCCCGAGGGTGTGGTCAGTTACATCATCGACCGCAACATCAACTACACGAACTTCTGCACCGAGTACTGCACCTTCTGCGCGTTCTATCGCCCATTGAAGGGAAAGCTCGCCTCCGAAGGCTACATCCTCGACTTCGAGACCATTTATCAGAAGATCGCTGAGACGCTTGAGATGGGCGGCACCGGTGTGCTGATGCAGGGCGGCCTGCACCCCGACCTGAAGATCGACTGGTTTGAGCGGCTCTTCCGCGGAATCAAAGAGCGCTTTCCCGAGATCTGGCTGCATTGCCTCTCGGCCAGTGAGATTCTTGCCATCGCCGAGTACTCCGAACTAAGCCTGCGCGACACGATCATGCGCCTGCGGGATGCCGGTCTGCAGTCCATCCCCGGCGGCGGAGCAGAGATCCTCGATGACGAGGTCCGCCATCGCATCGCGCGGTTGAAGTGCAAGACCGAAGACTGGGTCAGCGTGCATCGCACCGCCCACGAACTGGGCATGCGGACCACCGCAACCATGATGTTCGGCGTGGGCGAAACCTTTGAGCAGCGCGTGAACCACTTCGAGGTTGTTCGCCGCCTACAAGAGGAGACGGGTGGCTTTACCGCCTTCATCCCCTGGAGCTTCCAGCCGAACAACACCGCTCTGGGCGGCAGAGGATGGGACGAGGCCACCTCAGTCGAGTATCTGAAGACACTCGCCATCTCGCGGATGTACCTCGACAACATCGAGAATGTACAGTCCAGCTGGGTCACGCAAGGACTCAAAGTTCTGCAGATGGGCCTGCGCTTCGGTGGTAATGACGTCGGCTCGGTCATGCTGGAAGAGAACGTCGTCAAAGCAGCCGGAACGGCAAACTGCACTACCGAAGAAGAGCTGCGTCGTATCATCCGTGACGCCGGCTTCAAACCTGTGCAGCGCGATACGCTCTATCGGACGATGTTCCTCAACTAA